A region of Elusimicrobiota bacterium DNA encodes the following proteins:
- a CDS encoding prepilin-type N-terminal cleavage/methylation domain-containing protein: protein MRPGRDRPWGFTLIELMLVVAIIGLLAAIALPKFAGLIIKSKEAAVKGKLGAFRSAVSIYYADNEGNIPANLDSLTASGKYLDVLPSISIPTYAAHPIGNGVTHPFGDWGLIAPGSLGGTGPGWGWFLSGGEMRVNCTHPDSTGRVWSTW, encoded by the coding sequence ATGCGGCCTGGGCGGGATCGACCTTGGGGGTTCACCCTGATCGAGTTGATGCTCGTGGTGGCGATCATTGGGCTCTTGGCGGCCATTGCCCTCCCCAAATTCGCTGGGCTCATCATCAAATCCAAAGAGGCGGCGGTGAAGGGGAAGTTGGGGGCTTTTCGGAGCGCCGTCAGCATCTATTATGCGGACAATGAGGGAAATATCCCTGCAAATTTAGACTCGTTGACAGCTAGTGGAAAATATCTCGATGTTTTGCCTTCTATTTCCATTCCGACATACGCGGCCCATCCCATTGGCAACGGGGTGACCCATCCGTTTGGTGACTGGGGTCTGATTGCCCCAGGATCACTTGGTGGAACCGGCCCCGGATGGGGCTGGTTTTTGTCCGGAGGAGAAATGCGAGTGAACTGCACCCACCCCGACTCCACGGGCCGGGTGTGGTCCACGTGGTGA